The Burkholderia cepacia genome includes a region encoding these proteins:
- a CDS encoding IclR family transcriptional regulator encodes MTNMPASFALDVRRPAPDGAPPLTDSIGATSTPLDLAAQQAGTQTLLRGLAILEAIANGARDMRAIGAALGTTRSTTHRLVSSLVQARYLRQVQGGYLLGPKLIELGTIALEQMPLTAVARPHLEALAEATLDTIHLGVRDGDDVLYIDKIPGTRGLEMRSRVGHRMPLASTGIGKAMMLDLDPDLWRSLFEAARRALAGVNFKPDNRPETSAFLQRMAHYAAGGYTFDLEENEASIRCVAAPIRDASGAVVAAVSVASTIPYMPHDRMDELIPLVQREARAISAELGWSPPQGTRRIKR; translated from the coding sequence CCGGACGGCGCGCCGCCCCTCACCGACAGCATCGGCGCGACCAGTACGCCGCTCGATCTCGCTGCCCAGCAGGCCGGTACGCAGACGCTGCTGCGCGGTCTAGCGATCCTCGAGGCGATCGCGAACGGCGCGCGCGACATGCGCGCGATCGGCGCCGCGCTCGGCACGACGCGCAGCACGACGCACCGCCTCGTCAGCAGCCTCGTGCAGGCGCGCTACCTGCGGCAGGTGCAGGGCGGCTACCTGCTCGGCCCGAAGCTGATCGAGCTCGGCACGATCGCGCTCGAGCAGATGCCGCTCACCGCGGTCGCGCGCCCGCACCTCGAAGCGCTCGCGGAAGCGACGCTCGACACGATCCATCTCGGCGTGCGCGACGGCGACGACGTGCTGTACATCGACAAGATTCCCGGTACGCGCGGCCTCGAGATGCGCTCGCGCGTCGGCCACCGGATGCCGCTCGCGTCGACCGGCATCGGCAAGGCGATGATGCTCGACCTCGATCCCGACCTGTGGCGCTCGCTGTTCGAGGCCGCACGGCGCGCGCTGGCCGGCGTCAATTTCAAGCCCGACAACCGCCCCGAGACGAGCGCGTTCCTGCAGCGCATGGCCCATTACGCGGCCGGCGGCTATACGTTCGACCTCGAGGAGAACGAGGCGTCGATCCGCTGCGTGGCGGCACCGATCCGCGACGCATCGGGCGCGGTCGTCGCGGCGGTGTCGGTGGCGAGCACGATTCCGTACATGCCGCACGACCGGATGGACGAACTGATTCCGCTCGTGCAGCGCGAAGCGCGAGCCATTTCCGCGGAGCTGGGCTGGAGCCCGCCGCAGGGTACCCGCAGGATCAAACGATGA